One region of Salvelinus sp. IW2-2015 linkage group LG1, ASM291031v2, whole genome shotgun sequence genomic DNA includes:
- the LOC111973650 gene encoding atrial natriuretic peptide receptor 1 — translation MAFLLRALVLPVFLSSVPWVAGSTFTLLLSLPNTSKPFSVGRIGAGALIAIDAVNRSPDLLAGHWLEHEYVDDECSDVNGPGKIVELLHRRNYSAFIGPACSEVCAITAKLAAFWNIPVVSPTCADQQFLJKKAYPTLTRVFGPFTKMGSFFVKICEKFGWRRVSIIYEHTPAWIIPAEGIRYQAEVNNITVAKYLAFQTPLGQDSTHTALTQARMLQEVAEVSRIIVISAHGEVVRDFLVEAHRRGLTTGDYVFFCFEPYRLEEMFGNFDWKRGDVDDSVAKQAYQALFLLSLYKPNDQRYWNFSNDVIRRSREDFGYVYAPNEKVSVLAAIAHDSVWLYAQALNETLAERGDPYDGFTITHKMWNRTITGIQGDVTMDANGDRESAYMMKHIQGGENDREFKVIANYFGTNKAYEPVEGVQVYWPGGRKTPPKDTPHFGFKDELFINIEKRFAIAVGTIAVFLATGTLIVCLLYRKHVIQKKVSVVLWRISPGDVTMMGHSSSSAGKVPYLNSESIHASLESSGNMKDSPSSTERAVYKRTSVSVRLLNVKSVCQKERCSLNERADGVGDVSDILKNGSIKLHWSFKFSLMLDIVKGMDYLHRSPLRSHGHLSSSNCVVDSRFVLKVTDHGLSLRRPPGQDEEGWSKEHWTSLLWRAPELLRDSMPSSGTQKGDVYSFGIIVQEVVYRRGPFHIPNNNLEARAICGGGQAGVCVGGGGSPLRPHTDSSECPEGVEALLGACWSERPSDRPDFSSLRVTVKRLCPSGVGENILDDLLSRMEQYATNLEEVVSERTAQLLEEKRRAEGLLTQMLPRSVAVQLIAGKTVRAETYDSVTIYFSDIEGFTAMSASLTPMQVVNVLNDLYTYFDNIIDHHDVYKVETIGDAYMVVSGLPIRNGDDHAKEIARMSLAVVRGMRQYNSPHVPQQQLKVRIGLHSGPCVAGVVGLKMPRFCLFGDTVNTASRMESHGSPLKIHVSSSTKALLDTFRTFRCELRGDIHMKGKGLVRTFWLLGEDQ, via the exons ATGGCGTTCCTGCTTAGGGCTCTAGTGCTACCTGTCTTCCTGTCCTCGGTGCCCTGGGTGGCAGGGTCAACGTTCACCCTGCTGCTGTCCTTGCCCAACACCTCCAAGCCCTTCAGTGTTGGCAGGATCGGGGCGGGCGCCCTCATCGCCATCGACGCCGTGAACCGGAGTCCCGATCTGTTGGCAG GTCATTGGCTGGAGCATGAATACGTGGATGATGAGTGTAGCGATGTGAACGGCCCGGGGAAGATAGTGGAGCTACTGCACAGACGGAACTACAGCGCTTTCATCGGCCCCGCCTGCTCCGAG GTGTGTGCGATCACTGCCAAGCTGGCAGCTTTCTGGAACATTCCCGTGGTCAGTCCCACCTGCGCAGATCAGCAATTTCTCMTCAAAAAG GCTTACCCCACTCTTACCAGAGTGTTTGGCCCCTTCACCAAGATGGGCTCGTTCTTTGTGAAGATCTGTGAGAAGTTTGGCTGGAGACGTGTAAGCATTATCTACGAACACACACCTGCCTGGATCATCCCTGCTGAGGGAATCAG GTACCAAGCTGAGGTCAATAACATCACTGTGGCTAAATACCTGGCATTTCAAACACCTCTCGGGCAAGACAGCACTCACACAGCCCTCACACAAGCGCGTATGCTACAGGAGGTTGCCGAGGTGTCTCGCA TCATAGTGATCTCAGCGCATGGGGAGGTGGTCAGGGACTTCCTGGTCGAGGCCCACAGGAGAGGCCTCACCACAGGGGACTACGTCTTCTTCTGCTTCGAGCCCTACAGGCTGGAGGAGATGTTTGGCAACTTTGACTGGAAAAGAG GGGATGTGGATGACTCCGTGGCTAAGCAGGCCTACCAGGCTCTGTTTCTACTCTCCCTGTACAAACCCAACGACCAGAGGTACTGGAACTTCTCCAATGACGTCATCCGCAGATCCAGAGAGGACTTTGGCTATGTCTACGCACCCAACGAAAAG GTGTCGGTGCTGGCAGCCATAGCCCATGACTCTGTATGGCTGTATGCTCAGGCWCTGAATGAAACCCTGGCGGAACGCGGGGACCCATACGACGGCTTCACCATAACCCACAAGATGTGGAACCGAACCATCACAG GTATCCAGGGTGACGTTACCATGGATGCCAATGGAGACAGGGAGTCTGCCTATATGATGAAGCACATCCAGGGCGGAGAGAACGACAGGGAGTTCAAA GTAATCGCCAATTACTTTGGTACRAATAAGGCTTATGAGCCAGTGGAGGGGGTCCAAGTCTACTGGCCAGGAGGGAGGAAGACTCCACCGAAGGACACACCCCACTTTGGCTTCAAAGATGAGCTCTTCATCAATATCG AGAAGAGGTTTGCCATAGCTGTGGGGACCATTGCTGTTTTCCTGGCCACCGGGACACTTATCGTTTGTCTtctctacag GAAGCACGTCATCCAGAAGAAGGTGTCTGTGGTCCTATGGAGGATTAGCCCCGGCGATGTCACCATGATGGGGCACAGCTCGTCCTCGGCAGGAAAG gtaccGTACCTCAACTCCGAGTCCATCCATGCTTCTCTGGAGTCATCCGGAAATATGAAGGACAGTCCATCCTCCACAGAACGCGCGGTCTATAA GAGAACATCTGTTTCAGTGCGACTGCTGAATGTGAAGAGTGTGTGTCAGAAAGAGAGATGCTCACTGAACGAGCGAGCAGACGGAGTTGGAGATGTATCG GACATTTTGAAGAATGGTTCCATTAAGCTTCACTGGAGCTTCAAGTTCTCCCTGATGCTGGACATTGTCAAG GGGATGGACTACCTGCACCGCAGCCCCCTGCGCTCCCATGGTCACCTGTCGTCATCTAACTGCGTGGTGGATAGTCGCTTCGTCCTAAAGGTGACCGACCATGGCCTCAGTCTCAGAAGACCCCCCGGCCAGGACGAGGAGGGCTGGTCTAAAGAACACTGGACAT ccTTGCTGTGGAGGGCCCCGGAACTGCTGAGGGACAGCATGCCCTCCTCTGGCACCCAGAAGGGGGATGTCTACAGTTTTGGCATTATTGTTCAGGAGGTGGTGTACCGCAGGGGCCCTTTCCATATCCCCAACAACAACCTCGAGGCAAGAG ccataTGTGGAGGGGGTCAGGccggggtgtgtgtggggggcggAGGTAGCCCCCTCAGGCCCCACACGGACAGTTCAGAGTGTCCAGAAGGTGTGGAGGCTCTGCTGGGGGCGTGCTGGAGTGAGAGGCCCAGTGACCGACCAGACTTCTCCTCCCTCAGAGTGACCGTAAAGAGACTCTGCCCCAGCGG CGTCGGCGAGAACATTCTGGATGACCTGCTGTCCCGCATGGAGCAGTATGCCACCAACCTGGAGGAGGTGGTCAGCGAGCGCACCGCCCAGctcctggaggagaagaggagggccgAGGGCCTCCTCACTCAGATGTTGCCACG ATCGGTGGCTGTCCAGCTGATTGCTGGGAAGACGGTGCGGGCGGAAACCTACGACTCTGTCACCATCTATTTCAGTGACATCGAAGGATTCACCGCCATGTCGGCCAGTCTCACGCCAATGCAG GTGGTGAATGTGCTGAATGACCTGTACACRTACTTTGACAATATCATCGACCACCACGATGTTTACAAG GTGGAGACCATTGGCGACGCGTACATGGTGGTATCTGGCCTGCCCATTAGAAACGGGGACGACCATGCGAAGGAGATCGCCCGCATGTCTCTGGCAGTGGTGCGGGGCATGAGACAGTACAACAGTCCACACGTGCCCCAGCAGCAACTCAAAGTCCGCATTGGACTCCACTCAG GTCCATGTGTGGCTGGTGTAGTGGGACTGAAGATGCCCCGGTTCTGTTTGTTCGGAGACACGGTTAACACGGCCTCGCGGATGGAGTCGCACGGCTCAC CATTGAAGATCCATGTGAGCAGCTCCACTAAAGCTCTCCTGGACACATTTAGGACGTTCCGCTGTGAGCTGAGAGGAGACATCCACATGAAG GGGAAGGGGCTTGTGAGGACATTCTGGCTTTTGGGAGAAGACCaatga